One window from the genome of Candidatus Eremiobacteraceae bacterium encodes:
- a CDS encoding slipin family protein — protein sequence MVFRLGRYVGTRGPGLFYLVPLIEWQRMVDIRTITDRVEQQETITKDSVTIKVNAVLWFRVVDPEKSVISVVDYREAAYQIAVTSLRNIIGRRALDDVLRERDAINARLREVVDQTVAAWGMTVSLVEMKDVEIPALMQRAMAREAEAIREKRARIIKADAEFESSRKLAAAAKEIEQGPGALELRRMQMITEVGAEHNSTTIIMIPSEITAMARAIGEKATA from the coding sequence GTGGTTTTCCGGTTAGGCCGATACGTAGGCACACGCGGGCCGGGGCTTTTCTATCTGGTACCGCTGATCGAGTGGCAGCGTATGGTCGATATCCGAACGATAACCGATCGCGTCGAACAGCAAGAGACGATCACCAAAGACAGCGTGACGATCAAGGTGAATGCGGTCCTTTGGTTTCGCGTCGTCGACCCGGAGAAGTCGGTTATCTCCGTCGTCGACTATCGGGAAGCGGCGTATCAGATCGCGGTCACGAGCTTGCGCAATATCATCGGGCGCCGTGCGCTGGACGACGTCTTGCGCGAACGCGACGCGATCAACGCGCGCTTGCGCGAGGTCGTGGATCAAACGGTCGCGGCGTGGGGCATGACAGTGAGCCTCGTGGAGATGAAGGACGTCGAAATTCCCGCGCTGATGCAGCGCGCCATGGCACGAGAAGCAGAAGCCATTCGCGAGAAACGGGCCCGGATCATCAAAGCCGACGCGGAATTCGAGTCATCCCGCAAGCTCGCCGCCGCAGCCAAGGAGATCGAACAAGGACCCGGCGCGCTTGAGCTGCGCCGGATGCAGATGATCACCGAAGTCGGCGCCGAGCACAACTCCACGACGATCATCATGATCCCGTCGGAGATCACGGCGATGGCCCGCGCCATCGGAGAAAAAGCCACCGCCTAG
- a CDS encoding SDR family oxidoreductase — protein MESRECALVTGASGGIGLEVARALAAKGYDLILTARSKDALDTLAADLSGRHGIAARVICTDLAKAGAAASLYDEVTSSGAHVDILVNNAGFATFGPFSHTDLATEHDELEVNVVALTELTKLFLAGMLKARKGRILNVASTASFQPGPLMAVYHASKAYVLHFSEAIAEELRGTGVTVTAVCPGPTPTGFQKRAQIEDSEILAPGIMSPATVARIAVDAMLRGKTLVIPGFLNAALAWSVRFGSRRFVAGCVRRIRERIQSRARQKPEAL, from the coding sequence ATGGAAAGCAGAGAATGTGCGCTCGTCACCGGTGCATCGGGAGGCATCGGCCTCGAAGTTGCGCGGGCACTAGCTGCCAAAGGCTACGATCTCATCTTGACCGCGCGAAGCAAGGACGCGCTCGATACATTGGCCGCGGACCTCTCAGGCCGTCACGGCATCGCGGCGCGAGTGATTTGCACCGACCTCGCGAAGGCTGGTGCGGCCGCATCGCTCTACGACGAGGTCACCTCGAGCGGCGCTCACGTCGACATCTTGGTCAACAATGCAGGGTTCGCGACATTCGGCCCGTTCTCGCACACTGACCTCGCGACCGAGCACGACGAGCTCGAAGTCAATGTCGTCGCCCTGACCGAGTTGACGAAACTCTTCCTCGCCGGCATGCTAAAAGCGAGAAAGGGCCGCATCCTCAACGTGGCGTCGACCGCGTCGTTCCAACCGGGACCCCTCATGGCGGTCTATCACGCGAGCAAGGCGTACGTGCTGCACTTCAGCGAGGCGATCGCGGAGGAATTGCGCGGCACCGGAGTGACCGTGACCGCGGTCTGTCCGGGCCCGACGCCGACCGGGTTTCAAAAGCGCGCCCAGATCGAAGATTCGGAAATCTTGGCACCCGGGATCATGTCGCCGGCGACGGTAGCGAGAATCGCCGTCGACGCGATGCTTCGCGGAAAGACGCTTGTCATTCCGGGATTCTTGAATGCCGCGCTCGCATGGAGCGTTCGCTTCGGCTCGCGCCGGTTCGTCGCCGGATGCGTGCGGCGCATACGG
- the tsaD gene encoding tRNA (adenosine(37)-N6)-threonylcarbamoyltransferase complex transferase subunit TsaD produces the protein MRLLGIETSCDDTAAAIVVDGRICESSVLASQDELHREYGGVVPEIASRKHVETLNAVIELALNGARKTFDDLDGVAVTCGPGLAGSLVVGVAAAQAIAYARDLPAYAVNHLHGHLFANYLESPDEPHRDPPESPFVCLVVSGGHTDLIDVRAPGDHRVIGRTLDDAAGEAFDKVARMLGLGFPGGPLLDALSSHGDPRAFSFPRPLIGDDHFNFSFSGLKTAVRYHLDAHPQDALERGADVAASFQAAVVDVLCAKTLRAARSLGVGTVALAGGVSANSTLRAELRARGASQGLRVLVPPLIYCTDNAAMIAAAAYFRGELARVAPDALRADPNFAW, from the coding sequence ATGCGGCTTCTCGGCATCGAGACCTCTTGTGACGACACGGCCGCGGCTATCGTGGTCGACGGCCGCATCTGCGAATCCAGCGTTCTCGCAAGCCAGGACGAATTACACCGCGAATATGGCGGCGTCGTTCCGGAGATCGCAAGCCGCAAACATGTGGAGACGCTCAACGCGGTCATCGAACTTGCGTTGAACGGCGCGCGCAAGACGTTCGACGATCTGGACGGCGTTGCCGTCACGTGCGGTCCAGGTCTTGCCGGCAGCCTGGTCGTGGGCGTTGCCGCCGCGCAGGCTATCGCGTACGCGCGAGACCTACCGGCCTATGCGGTCAACCATCTGCACGGGCACCTTTTCGCCAATTACTTGGAATCTCCGGATGAGCCGCATCGCGATCCGCCGGAATCGCCGTTCGTCTGTCTTGTCGTCTCCGGCGGCCACACCGATCTCATCGACGTCCGGGCGCCGGGCGACCATCGGGTGATCGGCCGGACGCTCGATGACGCTGCCGGCGAAGCATTCGACAAAGTGGCGCGGATGCTCGGACTCGGTTTTCCGGGCGGCCCGTTGCTCGATGCCCTCAGCAGCCACGGCGATCCGCGCGCATTTTCATTTCCGCGGCCGCTCATCGGCGACGACCATTTCAACTTTTCTTTTTCAGGCCTCAAGACCGCAGTCCGCTATCATCTCGACGCGCATCCGCAAGACGCGTTGGAAAGGGGTGCGGATGTCGCCGCAAGTTTCCAGGCTGCCGTGGTGGACGTCTTGTGCGCCAAGACGCTTCGGGCGGCCCGGTCTCTCGGCGTCGGAACCGTCGCCTTAGCCGGCGGTGTTTCCGCGAATTCGACGTTGCGCGCCGAGCTGCGCGCGCGCGGCGCATCCCAGGGCCTGCGGGTGCTCGTGCCGCCGCTGATCTATTGCACCGACAACGCGGCGATGATCGCGGCCGCCGCCTACTTCCGCGGCGAACTCGCCCGGGTCGCGCCCGACGCGCTGCGCGCCGATCCGAATTTCGCGTGGTAG